From a region of the Cyprinus carpio isolate SPL01 chromosome A18, ASM1834038v1, whole genome shotgun sequence genome:
- the nob1 gene encoding RNA-binding protein NOB1: MVATMVEHVVADAGAFIKLAPLQEIGKNIYTLKDVVDEIRDKQTKRNLAFLPYKLNFKEPFPEHVRFVTEFAKKTGDYPSLSATDIKVLALTYQLETENVGTEHLKKEPETKVQIFSTQRHPETPVGVAGFHFPSKSSGKQGTAVQIPPTTNTPQDPDTSQFNTFQFWRNPLPSIETDLLELLAADAITVTHKLESVDLSADSQLAASEEQDGTGGDQHEEEESSDEEEEDDDDGGGWITPSNIKQVQMDAGNLGPTADVRVGCVTTDFAMQNVLIQIGLHVLSVNGMLIKNTRNYILRCHACFKSTTNMNKSFCPHCGNDTLKKVAVSINEDGTMQMHFSKNPKVLNPKGKRYSLPLPQGGKHANNPRLVDDQRFPQQKMSKKARQKTDVFDPDYLAGSSPFSEHDVYSRSAGLQLRDAQTGGGRQRTNPNAARKKFVKK; this comes from the exons ATGGTCGCGACGATGGTGGAGCATGTTGTGGCAGATGCTGGCGCTTTTATCAAACTGGCACCTCTGCAA gAAATTGGAAAGAATATTTACACCTTGAAGGATGTTGTTGATGAAATTCGGGATAAACAGACAAAAAGGAATTTGGCTTTTTTGCCATACAAGCTCAATTTCAAAGAACCGTTTCCAGAGCACGTACGATTTG TTACGGAATTTGCTAAAAAGACAGGAGACTATCCCAGTCTCTCAGCGACAGACATCAAGGTCCTGGCTCTGACTTATCAGCTGGAAACAGAGAATGTGGGAACTGAGCACTTGAAGAAAGAACCTGAGACAAAG GTCCAAATATTCAGCACACAAAGACATCCAGAGACTCCTGTTGGCGTCGCTGGTTTCCATTTCCCATCGAAA TCTTCAGGTAAACAAGGTACAGCTGTCCAGATCCCACCTACAACAAACACGCCACAAGACCCTGATACTTCACAATTCAACACCTTTCAGTTTTGGAGGAATCCTCTGCCCAGCATTGAGACTGACCTTCTGGAACTGCTA GCAGCAGACGCCATCACAGTCACACACAAACTAGAGTCTGTTGACCTGTCCGCTGACAGTCAGCTGGCTGCATCTGAAGAACAGGATGGCACAGGTGGAGACCAGCACGAAGAGGAAGAAAGCAgcgatgaggaggaggaagatgatgatgatggtggagGATGGATTACTCCCAGCAACATAAAGCAAGTCCAGATGGATGCTGGTAACTTGGGACCGACAGCAGACGTCAGAGTGGGCTGCGTGACCACTGACTTTGCCATGCAG AATGTTCTGATTCAGATTGGACTGCATGTGCTGTCTGTTAATGGCATGCTTATTAAAAACACCAGGAATTACATTCTGCGCTGCCACGCCTGCTTCAA gtcaacaacaaacatgaacaaatcttTCTGTCCACATTGTGGGAATGACACCTTGAAGAAGGTTGCTGTCAGCATTAACGAGGACGGCACCATGCAGATGCATTTTTCCAAGAATCCCAAAGTGCTCAATCCAAAGGGGAAGAGA TACTCTTTGCCTTTGCCACAAGGAGGAAAACATGCCAATAACCCACGCCTGGTGGACGATCAGCGTTTCCCCCAGCAGAAAATGTCTAAAAAGGCTCGTCAGAAGACTGATGTGTTTGACCCTGATTACCTGGCCGGCAGCTCTCCGTTCTCCGAGCACGATGTCTACAGCAGGTCAGCCGGCTTACAGCTGCGGGACGCTCAGACTGGAGGAGGAAGACAACGAACAAATCCTAACGCAGCACGCAAAAAATTTGTTAAGAAGTGA